Sequence from the Deltaproteobacteria bacterium genome:
CGTTCAACAGGACCGTCCAGTGCCCACCGGGCCACCCAGGTGCCCGTTTCGATGCCCGGCAGCGGGATCTGGAGATAGTTCACGAAATAGAGCGCATTTTCGTCATACGCAGGCGCCGGATGCGCCGCGACGGAGGTCATCGGCTCGATAAGCCCCGGCAGGCTGTGAACCCACTCGGTGTTGTCGCCAACCGCTGTCACGTAGTCGAGTGTCTCGGGGTCAATCTCCACCGGGCGGCCGACATCGTAGCCGAGAAACAGACGGTCATTCATCGGCTGCACGTTCGTGTTGGCGAGGTTCGTGACGCCAAAGGGGGACGCCTCCATGACGAACACTTTCCTGAACAGCCAGGGAAGCCGGTCACGCAGTTTCTTGACCGGCGTCTCCACCAGCCGGAACTGGACACGCACCCTGCCGCCGGAATCCGGCGCGCAGTGGATCTTGCAGATCATCCCGTGTTCGTTGAACCAGTGCCCACCTGGCCGCCGCTTGTCGGGACCGACGATAAAAACCGCCCCATCGGCATCAGTGGGCCAGCACCCTTTGGTCACGTTCAGCCGGAAGTCTCCCTCTCCGGCACCCCAGAACAGGTTGTGAGTGATTGTCGCCATGTCAAAGCCTCCAGAGTCCGGACACGTGCCACGTCCTCGCCAACTAACTAAGCAAAAGTGCAGTTGTTTTACAAGTTAAATTTACGGGTGTTCCTTTCCCTTCCAAAATCTCTCTTGCCTTGGAAAGAGGTCCGGTTCATGGTCATCAAAGGGCCCTGATAAGGTGGCGTCCTGCCGCCTGGGGCCCCTTCAGGAGCTTCCACCCCCTTGAGCCGGATTTTCGACTTCGCCACCTCAGCCCTTGCGACGGCCGCACGTCTTGGCGCGGGGATCGTGGCCGAGCAGCCCGCCCGCCGTCCGGGCCGGCCGCTGGAGCTGTACGAATTCGAGGCTTGTCCGTTCTGCCGCAAGGTACGCGAAGCCCTCACCGAACTGGATCTCGAAGTCATGATCTACCCCTGCCCCAAGGGCGGGAAAATCTACCGCCCCCGCGTGAAGCAGCTCGGCGGCAAGGAGATGTACCCGTTCCTTGTGGACCCGAACACGGGCGTGCAGCTTTACGAATCGGCCGATATCGTCGGCTACCTGTTCAAGACCTACGGCGGACGTGCAGCGGGACCCCTGCTCGCCATCGATTCGCTGGCGAACGTGACATCGTTCATCGCCTCGTCGTCCCGTGCAGCCCACGGCCACCGGGCAAGACCGTCGCGCCAGCCGGAAAAGCCGCTCGAAATGTACGGGTTCGAGGCCAGCCCCTTGAGCCGCATCGTCCGCGAAACACTGTGCGAACTGGAGACACCCTATCTGCTGCACAATATCGGCAAGGGAAGTCCGAGCCGGGAGGAGTTCGTGAAGCGGACGGGACAGGAACTGATCCCCTGGCTCATCGATTCCAATACCGGCGCGTCCCTCGGCCCCGATCCCCAGGCGATCCGGCAATATCTCATCGACACCTACGGCACCTGAGCCCGAAACTCTCCCCAGAAGGATCCGCATCATGGAAAGAACCCTTTTCAGCCCCGAACACGACCTGTTCCGCCAGAACTTCCGGAAGTTTCTCGAAAAGGAGGTTGCCCCCCGGTACGAGGCTTTCGAGGATGAGGGCATGGTCGCCCGCGACGTCTGGAAGAAGGCGGGCGAGCAGGGCTACCTGGTGCCGTGGATGCCCGAAGATTACGGCGGCACAGGGGCCGACTGGCTCTATTCGGTTGTGCTGATCGAGGAGGTGGGCCGCGCCAACGTGACCGGGTTCGGCATCTCGCTGCATAACGACGTGGTGGCGCCCTATCTCGCTGACTGGCTGAAGCCGGAACTGAAGAAGGAACTGCTCCCGCAGCTTCTCACGGGCGACAAGATCTTGGCGGTCGCTATGACCGAGCCGGGCTACGGGTCCAATCTCGCCGGTATCCGGACCAGCGCCCGCAAGGACGGCGATGACTACGTTATCACCGGCCAGAAGACCTTCATTACCAACGGCCAGCTCTGCGACTGGGTAGTGGTGGCCGCCCGCACCGACCCGGATGCCCAGCCGCCGCACAAGGGGATATCGCTTTTCCTCGTTGATACGGCGCTGCCCGGTTTCCGCCGCGGCCGGAACCTGAAGAAGATCGGCCTCAAGGCAAACGATACGTCGGAACTGTTTTTCGAGGAGGTCCGCGTGCCGCGCCGCTACCTGCTGGGCGGGGAAAACCAGGGCTTCTACCAGCTCATGACCAAGCTCCAGCAGGAACGGCTCGTCGTCGCCGTGCGCGGCGCGGCTTCCATGCAGTCGGCTGTCGAGCACACGATCCGCTATGTGCAGGAGCGCGAAATCTTCGGACAGCCGCTGGCCAAGATGCAGAACACTCAGTTCCAGATCGCCGAGTGCGCCACTGCCGCCGAAGTCGCCCAGGCTTTCGTGGACCGCCTGATCGCCGCGCACATTGCCGGCAAGGATGTCGTCAAGGAGGTCTCGATGGCCAAATACTGGGTCACGGACCAGCTCAAGCAGGTGGTGGACAAGTGCCTCCAGCTCCACGGCGGCTACGGCTACATGACCGAATACCCCATTGCCCGCATGTACACGGACGCCCGCGTCCAGTCGATCTTCGCCGGCACCAATGAAGTCATGAAGGTCATCATCGCCCGCAAGCTGGGGCTGGACTGACCCGGCAACCGGGCGCGGGACAGCCGTTTGCGCGGGGCCGGGAAACCGGAGATACTTGGTCACTGCCGCGAGGAACACGCAGATGAGCACCGGAAACAGCCGCAAGTCCGATATCCAGTCCGTTCAGAGCCAGGCGCCGCGCCGTCCCTATGAGGCGCCGAAGGTCGTCCATGAGGAGTACATCGAGGCAGTGGCGGTCGCCTGTGACCCGGCGGCCACCCCGTTTCTGCCGGTGAAGAACTCCGACGGCCAGCCGAATAACCAGGGCGGCACCTGCCAGACCGGGTTCCTGAACAGCTAGCTAGAAATGCCAGTAAAGCCCGCCGCTCACCTCGTCGGGGGCGGTGCCTGTTTGCGCACCAGCGCGAAACTCGCCGTTCCTCAGGAAATGAACAGCCCAGAACACCGACGCCTGCCAGACCCGCTGCCGGTCTCCGAGCACCGGGACGAGATAGCGTCCCTCGGCCTGTAACCGTGACCAGCGGGCCACGTCGAACAGGAGGCCGCCCGATACGGACGGCCCTACCCGGAACTGGCTGTCAAAGACGCCGCCCCCGGCGCCCTCGGCTTCGACAAAGACGTAATAAACCTCGCGCCTCCACAACGCGGTTGATGCGGCCAGCCCCGCCCCCGCGTTGCCATAGTAGGACAGGCAACGCCATCTGGGGCACCGTTTCTCACGCGGAAGCACTGCGCCCGTATGCGCCTTCCATGAGATCCTGAAACTCCACGGATCATATGGATAGATGGACGTGATCCTGAGCAGATCGGCCTGTTCAAGAAGGAAGCGCTGCGTTTCGTTCTCGAAGCGGGTCCGGACGTTGACGACTTCCAGCAGGCTGTGGGGAGGGAACCCGTCCTCCCGGCCCAGCAGATCCTGGATTGCCAGCCGGTAGTGGAACTCCTCGAACGACTGTCTGCGGTTTGCCCCGCCCCATATGCCAATCCGTGAAGATCCGTGACCTGATTCCGGCGGTGAAGGCCGCTCAATCTCCACCTCAGGTGGAGGAAGGCCGATCCGTGTGCGCCTTAACAGCATCGCCCGCTCGGCCTCATCCCGTGCGTCCGGTGTCTCTCCGCTTGCCCGGTGAACCTGGAAATACAGGCCGGCAGCATCCAGCACCCGGACCTGGCGTTCCGGCGGCAGATCGTCATAACCCCGAAACCGGTCCGGCCCCCGGTCCTCCACAATCCGGGTGGCGATCTTCCGTTCGCTGCCCGTGAGCAGATCGCGCCGGGCCAGCATCCGTTTCACGATGGCCGGACGATAGTGGGTTTCAGTCACCAGCCCCGGCACCGAGGTAACCAGGCTCACCGTATCGGTGGGTATCACCCAGAGATTGAACTCCTCGCGCAAATGAAGACCCGGCCGGGCAACCTCGAGCAGCGACAGGATGTGATAGGAACAGTTCTCGTCCAGGAACCAGTAGTCGAAGTGGGTATTTCCCAGTTCCCACATGTGCAGGACCATCCACTCAATTTCCGCTTCCGTCAGGGACAGCCGGTATTCCCAGAGGTCCCGGCTCTCCAGGTTCGAATACACCTGGACCATCAGATAGTAGGGAATGGTCGAAAAGTTTCCCTGGAACCCGCCGAACAGCCCAAGTATCGGATAGGCCGGACCGCCCGCCCCCTCATCGTTGGCGGCGAAATTGACAATATAGGAGAGAAGATCGTGAGCGGCCTTCGTTCCTTTCCGGTCAATCCGCAGGAATGTATGGCCGTACATGGACGCGGGGTTGTTCACATAGGCAGCGGAAAAAACGAACGTCACCGTCCCCGGATCCAGTTGCCCGCGAAAATGCTCGAAGCGGCCGCAGCTCTGGAACGGAAGTTTGTCCGGGTCGAACGCAAGCTGTTCCTTCAGCCACCGGAACCGGGCCGGGAACATGCACTGGGGATGCTGGACCTGTTCGGTTTCCTCCAGCGGCGGATCGAAAAAACGGGTGAGCGTCGCCTCCATCTCCGCTTCGGGGTTCCGGTGGCCGTCATCCGCGAAGAAAAATCCGCGCCCGTCCGCCTCGCTCCGGGAACCCCGGTAGTGAAGCAGCAGCAGCCAGAACCGGTCCCGGGCGAGTTTTTTCTCGCGGGATTTTCCGATCAGTTCCTGAAGATACGGGTCTGGAGGAGTTGCACCTTCCTCATCAGCCCCTGCGCGAGCCAGATGTGGAAAGGTGGAAAAACCAAGAAGAATGTACAGAACGGTCACATATAAAAACGAACCGCCGCCCCTTTTGACGGGGGCGGCAGTCCTTGTCAATCGCTCAGGAAGTGGCTGGATCAGATCCGGGTGCACGTCTGGGCAAGGCCGGGATCCGATGCGACCGTGGCCTTGACGGTCATCAGCATGCCGGCAGGAGTGGTTCCGGCCGCCGGGAAGATCGTCTCATACTGCTTTTGCGCGACAGATGCGAAATCCTGGCTGCCACTGCAACCCAGAAGCGCCGAGAAAGCGGTCACATATTCGCCGCCGCCATTGGCCATATCGCGGGCGATCTGCTTGAAGTTCGCCTCGGCAAACATCATCTGCTCGGCCTCTTCGTTCCGGGCGGTGCCGCCAGAGGTGCAGTTTGATGTGCCCGTTGTGATACCAAATGTCTGGGTACCAAATGTTCCGTTGGTGGTGGCTGCCAGAACCTGTTTGACGCGCTGGTCGTTAATCGCCTTGTCCGCATCCTGCCCTGACGCGAAGATGATCGAACCGAGACCACAGCCCGCCATGCCGTACTTGGCAGCTTCGGCCGGGGTGCCAGTCAGCGAGAGCGTGAGCGCGGCGAATGCAAGGGACATGCACAGATGGGTTTTCTTCATAGGGCGGGACTCCTTTAAGTGGTGGTTGCCTCCTCCTGATAAAAGAGGAATAGCATTTCTTTAGTTGCCGAAGTTTTAACCCATTCTGTTTTGTGCGGTCAATCAGACAAACGATGTGACGATTTTCTGTTACCAATCCGTCTGCCGATGGACCGGGCCTTGACTTCGGCCTGCCCGTGACGGCCCCTAGTCATTCACCATGCCAATGCCCCCCGATACCTTTTACCTTCACGACTGGCTTGGCTTTCACGCTGGCCGGACGCCGGGAAAGACCGCCCTCGTGGACGCCGCGAAGGGCGGCGCCTCTGTCACCTGGCAGGAATGGAACGGCCGGGTTCGCTCTCTCGCCAGCCGGCTGCACACTGACGGCCTCCGCCCCGGAGACCGGGTGGCCTGGTTTGGAACCAACTCCATCGGGTTCCTGACGGGCTATCTCGCCTGCTCGATGGGCGGCCATGTGTTCGTGCCGTTCAACTACCGGTGGGCTCCCGACGAGGTAGCCTTTGCGCTCCGGGACTCCCAACCCCGGATCATTTTCACGGACCCCGAGTTCGAATCGGCCCTGAACGCAGTCGCCGGAAGCATCCCGGTCGTTCCGGCGGCTGGCGGCGATCCCGGACTGGTCCTGGATACCGGCTACCAGTCTCCCCCGCTCGATCCCGGAATGACCGCCGGGCTTTTCTACACCTCTGGCACCACGGGCCGCCCGAAAGCGGCCATCTGCACGCACCGGCGCATCTGGTGGAATACCCGGAACGCGGTTGACGTGTTCGGGATGACCGGCGCCGACGCGGCCCTGCTGGCGACGCCGCTCTTCCATACCGGTGCGCTGTACACACAGTTCCATCCCGTTCTGGCCGCTGGCGGAACTGCCATCCTCCTCGACCGGTTCGAGCCGGAAAGCTACCTCCGCACCATCGCCAGTAACGGAGTCACGATCACCTTCGCCGTTCCCACCATGATGGAGCAGCTCCTGCAAACGGGCTGGCTCGACCGGCTGCCTCCCCGCCACCTCCGTTTCCTGTACGTGGCCGGGGCCGCGGCCACGGCACCGCTGGTGGAGGCCTACGAATCCCGTGGCATACCCCTGCGGCAGGGCTATGGAACCACCGAGACAAACATGATCGCCTGCATGCTCCACGGAGAGGTGCGCGGACGCCCCGCTTCCGTCGGCCGGATCGCACCGAACTGGGAGGTGCGCCTCGTTGACGACGAGGGCCGGGACGTGAAACCGGGCCAGACGGGCGAGATTGCCGTGAGGGGGCCGGGAATGTTCTCTGGCTACCTGAACCGGCCGGAAGAAACCGCGGCGGCACTCAGGGACGGTTACTTCCACACGGGCGACCTTGGCTGTTTCGACCAGGATGGTTTCCTGTACATCTCCGGGCGCAAGAAGGAGATGTACATCTCCGGCGGCGAGAACGTCTATCCGGCCGAAGTGGAGCGTGTCCTGGCCGAGCATCCGTCGGTAGCCGAGGCAGCCGTCACCGGGGTTCCCGATCCGCGCTGGGGCGAGACCGGCGGCGCGCTGGTGGTGATCCGCCCCGGACACAGGTTCGACGCCGAGGCGCTTCGCCTCCATGCGCGCGAAAAACTGGCCCACTACAAGGTGCCGGCCAGATACCGGCAGGCCGGTGCCCTGCCCCGGAATGCCCTCGGCAAGGTTGTGAAATCCCAGGTACGGGACATTCTGACCGGCGACGGATAGGACCAGCCCCGGAAAAACCGGTGGCGGCCCCGGCGGATTTGGGAGTAAGCTCCCGCCTGGAGCCCGGCATGAAAGCCATCGTCAAGAAATCATTGGCAACAGACGCGCCGCTTGCCCTCGTGGAACTCCCCGCCCCCGTGCCCAGGGCCAACGAGGTCCGGGTAGCCATCAAGGCGGCCGGGGTGAACCCCGCCGACTGGAAGATGCTGGCTTCCGGCGCCGCCAGCCTCGCCGGGCGTACGCTGAACCCCTCCGGCCAGGTATTCGCCGGGATGGATTTCTCCGGCATCATCGACGCCACCGGAACGAACGTCACACGCTTCAAAGTGGGCGACCCCGTGGCAGGGGCCACCCGTGTTTTCATGGGTCAGGGAGGAAGCTGGGCCGATACGGTCGTGCTCCCCCAATCACAGGTCTGCCCGCTGCCCGAAGGGTTCGATCTCGTGGCTGCCGGAGCCCTGCCTGTCCCCGGAGTCACCGCCTGGATGGCCGTGGTCCGGATCGGCAGGCTGAAACGAGGGCAGAAGGCACTCATACTGGGCGCATCCGGAGGCGTTGGACACCTGGCCCTGCAAGTCGCCAAGCACGTGTGCGGCGCGTTCACCGTAGGCGTCTGCTCCGCACGGAACATCCAGCTCGTCCAGTCCCTCGGCGCCGACGTGGCCATTGACTACGGGAAGGGCGATGCACTGGAACAGGCCCAGCCGCACGGGCCCTATCAGGTCGTGGTCGATTGCGTCGGGGACTATTCCGCCGTCCGCTGCCACGAACTGCTCACCCCGCAGGGGCGACACGTCAACATCGCCGCGCAGTCGGCTTCCGCCATCGCGCAGATGCTGGTACCGCCCTTCCGCACCCGGACCCTGCTCGGCCTGCCCACCCCCGCGACTCTGAGGCCAGTCATCGAGGCGGTCGCATCGGACCGGATCAAGGTGATCGTCTCGGAGCGGATACCGCTCTCCCATGCGGAAAAGGCCGTCGCGCTCAGCCAGTCCGGCCGCGTTGTGGGCAAAATCGTTCTGGTACCATGAAATGCAGGTGCGAAGGCTGGTGCGGATAGACGGACTTGAACCGTCACGGGTTGCCCCATAGGCTTCTGAGACCTACGTGTCTGCCAATTCCACCATATCCGCAAGGGGCCAGTGAACGGCCCGTGGATCGCGGCGACTAGATTATCCACCGAAGCGGCTGAGTCAATACCGCCGGAACCGCCATTTCAGGCGGAAAGCGCGTCCAGCGCCCTGATTCCGCGCCTGAGAGCCCACACGCCGGCTCCGGCCAGCCCCGCCATGCAGGCCGCCACCACCGATCCGATCAGGACCGTTTCGCCCCCGGTGAGCAGGCGGCCCCTGAGTTCCGCCGTGAACAGCACGTAGGCGGGCCCCGCCAGCAGGGTCATCACGAGGGCCGTCAGGCCCAGCGCCACGAGCATGAACACCAGCCCGCCGTAGCTGAGCGAAACCTGAGAGACATTCTCCGCCCGGAAGTTCGGATACATGGCGCCAATACCGATGCCCAGGGCCACGAGCGAGAACGACAACACGCCGGTGAAAAGCGGTCCCAGCCAGACCAGATAGGCGGGAACCTCCAGCAGGTGGTTCGAGGCGAAGATCATTCCCTGGGAAAGCAGCAGCAGCGGCGGGAAGTAGGTCCAGAACTTCGCGGCGATTATCGCCCGGGACGGTAATGCCGCCGTCCGCAGTATCCAAAACGACTCTCCCTCGATCGACACCGCCGGATAGGCGAACCGCATGATGACGCTCGTGAGGACGAACGCCACCATGCCCATGTTCAGGAACGAGATGGTCCCCCGGACCGGCGGCAGGTCCACGCCCTTCTGGAGATTCAGCGCCCATATGTTGAGGAGGTACACCGCCCCGACCGCCCCGATCACCAGCATCTGCGACCATTGTCCCGCATCGCGGAAGAAAACCAGCAGATCCTTTTCCAGGATCGGGCGAGCCTTTTTCGGGGCGAACAGGGCGAGCCCCCGGGCAACCAGCACAATGCCCCGGTCCAGCGCCCGGCGAAGCCGGTCGGGCACCAGACGGATAAACCCGCTCCGCTTCACCAGTTCGCCCGTGTGGCCCGAATGGACCGGTTGCGCCTCCGGATCGACGCGCTTGCTCTCCTGCGTGAGCGACCAGCCCTGGAAGTAGACCCGCGCCGCCATCCATTCGGCCACGAAATAAAGCGCCAGCGCCGTCACCGGCAGGGCTACTGCGTAAAGGACGAGCCAGTCCCCCTTCATCGCCGGCAGGCCGGTTCCAAAGGCCAGCAGTTCGGCAAACCAGGTGGAGGGCATCAGGGGCGAGCCGCCCACCTCAAGACCCCGGATATAGTCCTGCACCGAGGCGCGGGCCTCGGGGTCGGTGAGCCGCTCCGGCCTCAGGTACCGGGCGAAATAGACAAACCCGGCCGCGATCACCAGGAAAAACACCATCAGGATGTCACGCAGCCGCCTGGCGGGGAAGATGTTCACCAGCGCGAAGACGAGCATCGTCCCGGCTGATACTGGAAAGGTGCAGAAAATCACCCAGGCCACGAGCGCGCCGGGGTAGAACCACCAGGGCGCCCCCAGCCGGATTCCATAGGCGGCAAGGACCGGAGTGATGAAAACAAACATCATCCATGAGCTTGCGAGGAGCGTCTCCACGAACTTCGCCCGGAACACCGTCACGACCGGAATGGGCGCGGGGAACAGGAGATCGAGGTCACGGGAGAGGAAAAAGGTCGAAAGCGCGGAGATCACCGACGAATAGAGCAGAAGCGACAGCAGCAGGATGACGAGAATGGCCAGTATGTTCTTCGCCACCAGCGGCCCGACCTGCGGGGCCTGATCGAGATAGCGCAAGACGCGCCAGGTGCCGCCGAAGATAAGCCCCCAGCTGAAAAGGGCGAGGCCGGCCAGGAACACGGCCCGGTAACGCTCTCCCGTGCGGTGCCGGAAGCCATTTCGCGCGCCCCGGATGCGGGGCCACAGGAGGTCAGGCAGCGAGGCGGCGCGAGGCACCGTCACTTCTGGTCCTTCCGCGCCTCTTCCTGTGCGCCGGAAATCATCTGGCGGATCAGGAACCGGCTCCACGCGCTCCGGTTGGCCCCTCCCAGAAGTGCGCGCATGTCCTCGTACAGGGCGGGATCCTGGAGCAGTGCGCCCATGGTGCCCTTCCCTTCCTTCATCCCGCCCATCAGTTCGCGCAGATCGGCACTCGTCGCCTTCAGGTTCCGCGCCGTCTGGGCCAGCTCGCCCACGACGTTCTGTTCCTCGCCTGCGTAGATCAGCTCATGCAGGATTCCCTTGCCGGTCCTGATGTCCCCGACCAGGCCAGAGAGTGTCGCGGCGAAAGCCGACAGATTGTCCATCGCTTCGGTGAACTTGGTCCCGTAGATCATCGTGTGCAGGGTGCCGGGGCCCTTCTTCACGTCGGCGACAATATCCTTCAGGCGGCTGGAGCCATCCTTGAGACTCGCCGACGTTGCCTGGAGATCGTCAAGCATCTGTTTCGGACCCTTGTCGTAGATCACGGCATGCGCGAGGCCCGGCCCCTCACGAACCTCACGGGTGATGCTTTCAATGTGCTGCATGGCGTTCGACAGGTTTTTGGCCGTCACCGGATCCAGATACAGGTCGATCGCCTTGGCCGCCTTCCCCGTCACCTCCTCCACGTTCTGGACGATCTGCTGCCCCTTGGCGACGATCGCCCCGAAGTCGAGCGGATCTTCGCCGACCAGAATCTCTCCGCCCTCCAGCGTGCCTTCGGCGACGTTCCCCTGCTGGATTTCCACATACTTGTCACCAAGAAGGCCCAGTGTCCGCACCGTCGGAAGGGAGTCTTTCGCAAGACGCTGGCCGGTCCACCGCTCCAGAATCATCTCCACGAAGACGCGGGGATCGGCGGGATCCGGCGGAAGATAGATGCGTTTCACCGAACCGATGTCGAGCCCGCGATAACGGACCGAAGCGGCCTCGATGAGACCGGAGACATCCTTGAAGGTGGCCGTCACGGTCATGGTCGGCGCGAAGGGGTTTCTCCGGCCCCCCAGCACGACGATCGTGGCCATCAGGCCGCCGATGGCTATGACAACGAACAGTCCGACAAGCACGTTGGTTTTGGGCTGGGGCATGGCGTTGCTCTCCTGATGCTTTCTTCCGCTCCGGTCAGGTCTCGCTGAGCGGCAGGGTGCCTTCTATGAATCCGCGCACAAAGGGGTCGCTATGGCCGCGGATCTCGTCGGGTGTACCGACGGCAATGATCTCGCCCCGGCGGATCAGCGCGATCCGGTCGGCAACCTCGAAAACGGTCATCATGTCATGCGTAACGACCATGCTGGTGACACCTATCCGTTTCTGGAGCTTGCGGATCAGTTCGTTGATCCGGCGGGTATTGGTCGGATCAAGGCCTGTCGAAGGTTCGTCGTACAGAATGACCTCCGGGTCGGTAGCGATGGCGCGGGCGAGCCCGACCCGCTTTTTCATTCCCCCGGACAGGTTCTGGGGAAAGAGGTTCTCGATGCCTGGTAAACCGACCATCTCAAGCTTTTCCTTTACGCGAACGGCGATTTCTCCCTCGGAGCACAGCTCCTGCTCGCGCAGCGGGAAGGCGATGTTGTCGAATACCGAGAGCGAATCGAACAGGGCAGCCCCCTGGAACAGCATGCTGATCCGGCGGCGAACGGGGAGGAGCTCGTCCTCGCCCAGCCGGGTAACGTCTGCCCCCTCGAAGACAATACGTCCGCTGTCAGTGGGCAGGAAACCCAGCAGCAGTTTCAGCAACACGCTTTTCCCCGATCCTGAGCCGCCAAGAAGGCAAAGCGTCTCTCCGCGCCGGACATCAAGGCAGATGTTCCGGTGAACCGGACGGGGCCCGAAGGCCTTCGCCACGTTCTCGAAATGGATCAGCGTTTCGGTTTCGGGCACGTGCAGCGGTCTCCTACAGCAGCAGCATCAGTATCTTGGTCAGCAGGAAGTCGGAAATCAGCGTAACCACCAGCGTCACCATGACCGTCACCTTGGTCGCACGGCCGAGCCCTTCGGTCCCGCCGGTCACGGCAAGCCCCTGGCGGCAGGCGATCAGCGCCACGAACAGGCCGAAGAAAATGGTCTTGGTGATTCCCGAAATCACGTCCTCGGCCCTGAGGGAACGGGTGGCCGTCTCGAAGAAGTAGGACGCTGTGATTCCCAGCTCCGAATAGCTGATCAGCATGCCGCCACCGATGCCAAGCACGTTGGCGAAAATTGCCAGCAACGGGAAGCAGATCACGCAGGCGGTCACCCGCGGGACAACGAGATGCCGGACCGGATCAGCCCCGAGCCCCCGCATGGCATCCACCTGCTCGGTGACGGTCATGGATCCGATCTCGGCAGTAATACCGGCCCCGACCCGGCCGCCCACCAGAAGCGACGTCAGCACCGGGCCCAGCTCCCGGACGAAGGCGAACGATACTATCGTTCCGACGTAGGTTTTCGCACCGAACCTGGCGAGCCCTTCGGCCAGCTGAAGCGCCAGCACCATGCCGGTGAATACCGATGCGATCATGGCGATGCCGATGCTTTTGACTCCGATTTCATACATCTGCTCCATGAACAGCTTCAGCGGCCAGCGCCGTGTCGCCAGCCGGACGCATACGGACCAGAAAAGCTGCCAGACCTCGCCTACGGCGTTCAGCGTCGAAAGCGACATGCCGCCAATCCCGCCCAGCGTCTGTTTGCCCGCCTTGCCGGCGAACACGGCGGGCTGCTGGATCGTTTCGAGCACATCGCGGGGAGTGGGTATCTCCATCTCAGCGAAGATCCTCAAAGCCGTCTATGAACTTCAGGCAGGTTTCCCGCACCGTTTCGAACCGTTCAGGCTGTGCGGTACAGGAAAAATCGAAAATGCAGGCGTCCTTCTTCAGGACACGGATGTACAGCCGCACCGGTACGCCATCGAGTTTTCCGTCCAGTTCCAGTTCGTAAGCCTCGCGGCCGGCCATCGGCAGGATGCCCTCACGCAGCTTCTGGCGGCCAGTGATTCCCCACAGGAGGTTTTCGGCCAGCCTCCTCAGGGGGGAATCTTCGTACCGGTTGCAGGTGGAGTTGGCCGACAATACGGCACCCGACTCCGGGTGGCGGAACAGCACATCGCCCCAGTCGGCGGTTTT
This genomic interval carries:
- a CDS encoding MCE family protein, coding for MPQPKTNVLVGLFVVIAIGGLMATIVVLGGRRNPFAPTMTVTATFKDVSGLIEAASVRYRGLDIGSVKRIYLPPDPADPRVFVEMILERWTGQRLAKDSLPTVRTLGLLGDKYVEIQQGNVAEGTLEGGEILVGEDPLDFGAIVAKGQQIVQNVEEVTGKAAKAIDLYLDPVTAKNLSNAMQHIESITREVREGPGLAHAVIYDKGPKQMLDDLQATSASLKDGSSRLKDIVADVKKGPGTLHTMIYGTKFTEAMDNLSAFAATLSGLVGDIRTGKGILHELIYAGEEQNVVGELAQTARNLKATSADLRELMGGMKEGKGTMGALLQDPALYEDMRALLGGANRSAWSRFLIRQMISGAQEEARKDQK
- a CDS encoding ABC transporter ATP-binding protein, producing the protein MHVPETETLIHFENVAKAFGPRPVHRNICLDVRRGETLCLLGGSGSGKSVLLKLLLGFLPTDSGRIVFEGADVTRLGEDELLPVRRRISMLFQGAALFDSLSVFDNIAFPLREQELCSEGEIAVRVKEKLEMVGLPGIENLFPQNLSGGMKKRVGLARAIATDPEVILYDEPSTGLDPTNTRRINELIRKLQKRIGVTSMVVTHDMMTVFEVADRIALIRRGEIIAVGTPDEIRGHSDPFVRGFIEGTLPLSET
- a CDS encoding ABC transporter permease, with protein sequence MRIFAEMEIPTPRDVLETIQQPAVFAGKAGKQTLGGIGGMSLSTLNAVGEVWQLFWSVCVRLATRRWPLKLFMEQMYEIGVKSIGIAMIASVFTGMVLALQLAEGLARFGAKTYVGTIVSFAFVRELGPVLTSLLVGGRVGAGITAEIGSMTVTEQVDAMRGLGADPVRHLVVPRVTACVICFPLLAIFANVLGIGGGMLISYSELGITASYFFETATRSLRAEDVISGITKTIFFGLFVALIACRQGLAVTGGTEGLGRATKVTVMVTLVVTLISDFLLTKILMLLL